The following coding sequences lie in one Halanaerobiaceae bacterium ANBcell28 genomic window:
- a CDS encoding Gfo/Idh/MocA family oxidoreductase, with product MDICIVGASGHANYAISAIAKDENSKLAGIAAGTEGENLDGLLKRINNSGQKIEVFHDYKEMLDILNPDILVVNSYFNKQAEISIEALNRGMHVFVEKPIATNLEDLALVRDAYQKASKKKEIFLASMFGIRYTPWFMTAWKHVQQGKIGKVRLMNAQKSYRLGQRADFYKNRETYGGTIPWVASHAIDWLYWFAGEKFTSVYASHSKQYNSEHGDLEMTGMMHFNMENEIVAAVNVDYLRPGTALSHGDDRIRLAGTDGVVEVRDDKVYLINSDKEGMQELELEETKGIFTDFLEEVRGESPCLINAEDSFYITEVCLKARKSADENKLIVLE from the coding sequence ATGGATATCTGTATTGTAGGTGCTTCCGGTCATGCTAATTATGCCATTAGTGCTATTGCTAAAGATGAAAATTCAAAGTTAGCAGGTATAGCTGCTGGTACTGAAGGGGAAAATTTGGATGGTCTTTTAAAGAGAATTAATAATAGTGGTCAAAAAATAGAAGTTTTCCATGATTATAAGGAAATGTTAGATATACTTAATCCTGATATTCTTGTAGTTAATAGCTATTTTAATAAACAGGCTGAGATTAGCATTGAAGCTTTAAATAGGGGAATGCATGTTTTTGTAGAAAAGCCAATAGCTACAAATTTAGAGGATTTGGCATTAGTTAGAGATGCGTATCAAAAGGCTTCAAAGAAAAAAGAAATATTTCTAGCATCAATGTTTGGTATAAGATATACTCCATGGTTTATGACGGCCTGGAAGCATGTGCAACAGGGTAAAATAGGAAAAGTAAGACTGATGAATGCTCAGAAATCTTATCGTTTAGGACAAAGAGCAGACTTTTATAAAAATAGAGAAACATATGGTGGGACTATTCCCTGGGTTGCTAGTCATGCTATTGATTGGCTGTACTGGTTTGCTGGGGAAAAATTTACATCAGTTTATGCATCGCATTCAAAGCAATATAATTCTGAGCATGGGGATTTGGAAATGACTGGAATGATGCATTTTAATATGGAGAATGAGATTGTAGCTGCTGTTAATGTAGATTATTTACGACCTGGCACTGCCCTAAGTCATGGAGATGATAGGATAAGACTTGCCGGGACTGATGGTGTTGTCGAGGTGCGAGATGATAAAGTATATCTGATAAATTCTGATAAAGAGGGGATGCAGGAACTAGAGCTTGAAGAGACTAAGGGTATTTTTACCGACTTTTTAGAAGAAGTAAGAGGCGAAAGTCCTTGTTTAATTAATGCAGAGGATTCTTTCTATATTACAGAAGTCTGTTTAAAAGCACGAAAATCTGCTGATGAAAATAAGTTGATTGTTTTAGAGTAA
- a CDS encoding Gfo/Idh/MocA family oxidoreductase, translating into MNEQTKVLIVGIGGYGSRYVNTLLDGEREDYDIVGVVDPYPDNCPRLDEIKEKEIPVFLSLEEFYKENTADYVCISSPIQYHCPQTIMALEKGAGVLCEKPLAATVEAGEKILATQQETGKPVGIGYQWSYSQAIQDLKKDILDGVLGKAIRLKTMILWPRDFNYYNRSAWAGKIKDQNGNFILDSVANNATAHYLHNMFYVLGESIEKSAWPEKVKTELYRANEIENYDTAATRVYTKDGVELLYLATHASKEQINPIFCYEFENATVYYDQDKDNQIVAKFKDGSEKVYGNPFAGGYNKIWVMMDVVQGKGSYICGIEAALPHVNCINEMQKTEILDFPEELLELKKDKEGKETAVYLRGLTQVMRECYENWHLPHEAGVYWAKAGE; encoded by the coding sequence ATGAATGAGCAAACTAAAGTTTTGATTGTTGGTATTGGCGGTTATGGTAGTAGATATGTGAACACTCTGCTAGATGGTGAGCGTGAGGATTATGATATTGTAGGAGTGGTTGATCCATATCCAGATAATTGTCCAAGGCTTGATGAAATTAAAGAGAAAGAGATTCCTGTATTTTTAAGTCTTGAAGAATTTTATAAAGAAAATACTGCTGACTATGTTTGTATTTCCTCACCAATACAATATCATTGCCCACAAACTATTATGGCTTTAGAAAAGGGTGCAGGGGTCTTATGTGAAAAACCTCTGGCAGCTACTGTAGAAGCGGGTGAAAAGATCTTAGCTACACAGCAAGAAACAGGCAAGCCAGTTGGTATTGGTTATCAATGGTCATATAGTCAGGCTATACAAGATTTGAAAAAGGATATATTGGATGGTGTATTGGGTAAGGCTATTAGATTAAAAACTATGATATTATGGCCTAGAGATTTTAACTATTATAATCGTAGTGCCTGGGCAGGCAAAATAAAAGATCAGAATGGTAATTTTATATTAGACAGTGTAGCAAATAATGCCACAGCTCATTACTTGCACAATATGTTTTATGTTCTTGGTGAAAGTATTGAAAAAAGTGCCTGGCCAGAAAAAGTAAAAACTGAATTATATAGAGCAAATGAGATAGAAAACTATGATACAGCTGCTACTCGCGTATATACTAAAGATGGTGTTGAATTGTTATATCTGGCTACTCATGCCAGTAAAGAACAGATTAATCCTATCTTCTGTTATGAGTTTGAAAATGCTACTGTATATTATGATCAGGATAAGGATAATCAGATAGTGGCTAAATTTAAAGATGGTAGTGAAAAAGTTTATGGTAATCCTTTTGCTGGAGGATATAATAAGATTTGGGTTATGATGGATGTTGTACAGGGTAAAGGATCTTATATCTGTGGGATAGAAGCTGCATTACCACATGTTAATTGTATTAATGAGATGCAGAAAACAGAAATACTAGATTTCCCTGAAGAATTACTTGAGCTAAAAAAGGATAAAGAAGGTAAAGAAACTGCAGTCTATCTTAGAGGTCTGACTCAGGTAATGAGAGAGTGTTATGAAAACTGGCACTTGCCTCATGAAGCCGGGGTTTACTGGGCGAAGGCAGGGGAGTAA
- a CDS encoding NADH:flavin oxidoreductase translates to MKKKFNYKTLEEMKLVISELGVDCPIDDEIEVLSEEVIIGDKRIPNRLVVHPMEGADGNPDGTPGELNWRRYERYAKGGAGLIWFEAIAVNESGRANNKQLFLNDDTLDSINEMVEMVRKTARETHGDDFKPYLVIQLTHSGRWGENRDILFHHELSDKKAGISEDKPVMTDTELEQLEEDFLKAARLSKEAGFDAVDIKACHRYLLSENLAAHTRDGKYGGDYEGRTRLLKNSIKKIAEEVDIDLASRINVYDAIPYPYGWGTDEEGNEDHSEPKRLVRELKELGVKLINITAATPYIYPHINRPYDLPNNLGYESPEHPFIGVERLLRLGKVVQEEAEDCIVVGTGFTWLRQFAPYVAAAVVKRGWASMIGFGRQAFAYPDFARDIIEKGELDSRQVCVCCSKCAELKAKKKHSGCVVRDKDIYLPIYRDLLKEYKAEDK, encoded by the coding sequence ATGAAAAAGAAATTTAATTACAAAACACTTGAAGAAATGAAGTTAGTAATTAGTGAATTGGGGGTTGATTGCCCCATTGATGATGAGATTGAGGTATTGTCTGAGGAAGTAATTATAGGTGATAAGCGAATACCTAACCGTCTAGTTGTTCATCCTATGGAGGGTGCGGATGGTAATCCAGATGGTACTCCTGGAGAGTTAAACTGGCGTAGATATGAGCGTTATGCTAAAGGCGGTGCGGGTTTAATCTGGTTTGAGGCTATAGCAGTTAATGAAAGCGGTCGAGCCAATAATAAGCAGCTGTTTTTAAATGATGATACTCTTGATTCTATTAATGAAATGGTGGAGATGGTAAGAAAGACTGCCAGAGAGACACATGGAGATGATTTCAAGCCATATTTAGTCATTCAGCTGACTCACTCAGGTAGATGGGGAGAGAATCGTGATATTTTATTTCATCATGAATTGTCTGATAAAAAAGCTGGAATTTCTGAAGATAAACCTGTAATGACAGATACAGAATTGGAACAATTGGAAGAAGATTTCTTGAAGGCTGCAAGATTATCAAAAGAGGCTGGATTTGATGCTGTTGATATAAAAGCGTGTCACCGTTATTTGTTATCAGAAAATCTGGCTGCTCATACTAGAGATGGTAAATATGGCGGTGATTACGAAGGTAGAACTAGACTATTGAAAAATTCTATCAAAAAAATCGCAGAAGAAGTAGATATAGATTTGGCTAGTAGAATAAATGTTTATGATGCAATTCCATATCCTTATGGTTGGGGAACAGATGAAGAAGGAAATGAGGATCATAGTGAGCCAAAGAGGTTGGTAAGAGAATTAAAGGAATTAGGGGTAAAATTAATAAATATTACTGCTGCTACTCCATATATATACCCTCATATTAATCGTCCTTATGATCTACCTAATAATCTTGGTTATGAGTCACCAGAACATCCATTTATAGGTGTAGAACGCTTACTAAGATTAGGAAAGGTAGTGCAGGAAGAAGCAGAGGATTGTATAGTTGTTGGAACTGGTTTTACCTGGTTGAGACAATTTGCTCCATATGTGGCTGCTGCAGTTGTGAAAAGAGGCTGGGCAAGTATGATAGGCTTTGGTAGGCAGGCTTTTGCATATCCTGATTTTGCTAGAGATATCATTGAAAAAGGTGAGTTGGATTCAAGACAGGTTTGTGTTTGCTGTAGTAAATGTGCAGAGTTGAAGGCTAAGAAGAAGCATAGTGGTTGTGTTGTCAGGGATAAGGATATATATTTACCTATTTATAGGGACTTACTAAAGGAATACAAAGCTGAAGATAAGTAA
- a CDS encoding LacI family DNA-binding transcriptional regulator, producing the protein MAKVSIKDVAKLAGVSPTTVSRVINNSDHPVSDKSRKAVEEAVQELNFQPNRMAQGLSSNKSNIIGVIVHDISDDYFAEILKGIESVLYNYDYIVNIYNTYRDVDKELKAVNMLRANSADALVFTGGSLLDEHYKEKMKDYINGLKKEGCFILGVTAHPDIETIDLGNFEATKEICRYLFINGHRNIAYVHGPKILNTSRDRYKGFLEAHKDEGVVFDENYLYESDFSFEGGRMLALKIIEKIDKVTAIVASNDETALGILWELKNQGYNVPEDISLVGIGNIPSTRYSYPPLTTISLPIYQIGVTIGKRIINSLQKGEDIEIELDSKIELVERESVKKINY; encoded by the coding sequence TTGGCTAAGGTTTCTATTAAAGACGTAGCAAAGTTAGCTGGTGTTTCTCCTACAACAGTTTCTAGGGTAATTAATAATAGTGATCATCCTGTTAGTGATAAGTCGAGAAAAGCCGTAGAAGAAGCTGTTCAAGAATTAAATTTTCAACCCAATCGAATGGCCCAGGGTTTATCTAGTAATAAATCTAATATTATTGGTGTTATAGTTCATGATATTTCCGATGATTATTTCGCTGAAATACTTAAAGGTATTGAAAGTGTCCTTTATAATTATGACTATATCGTAAATATATACAATACATATCGTGATGTTGATAAGGAATTAAAAGCTGTAAATATGCTTAGGGCCAATAGTGCTGATGCTCTTGTTTTTACAGGAGGCTCACTCTTAGACGAGCATTATAAAGAAAAAATGAAAGATTATATAAATGGGCTAAAAAAAGAGGGTTGTTTTATATTGGGTGTTACAGCTCATCCTGATATTGAAACTATAGACTTAGGAAACTTTGAGGCTACGAAAGAAATATGCAGGTATTTGTTTATAAATGGGCATCGTAATATAGCCTATGTACATGGTCCAAAAATATTAAATACCTCTCGGGATAGATATAAAGGTTTTTTAGAGGCACATAAAGATGAAGGAGTAGTTTTTGATGAAAACTATCTCTATGAAAGTGATTTTTCTTTTGAAGGTGGTAGAATGCTAGCCTTAAAGATAATTGAAAAAATTGATAAGGTGACTGCTATCGTAGCTTCTAATGATGAAACTGCTCTTGGAATACTATGGGAGTTGAAAAATCAGGGGTATAATGTCCCAGAGGACATATCCCTTGTTGGTATAGGGAATATTCCTTCTACTAGATATAGTTATCCACCTTTGACTACTATATCTTTACCTATCTATCAAATTGGAGTGACTATTGGGAAGCGAATTATAAATTCTTTACAAAAGGGTGAGGATATAGAAATAGAACTAGATTCAAAGATAGAGCTTGTGGAAAGAGAATCTGTAAAAAAAATTAATTATTGA
- a CDS encoding ABC transporter ATP-binding protein, translating to MDSFKRFLAYVKPYWYYILLAAFGGVIKFCLPMIFPQVMRHFLDNILVNANSISDLVRNEYIREIHYYSLILVAMYLFVGIPGVYIRHHYAGKLAQSVIFDLRYSLFQHIQRMSASYFDKNKSGGIVARLINDIQLCQNMLGNAMTNIWIDGSILVFLLIIMFRMDVVLTLISLSILPFYISIIKTIGTKVKHSSRLVQDEIEDMQGDVQEKISGSTVIKAFTMEKLEEKKFYKKSTRLFNFNMMRVKLSALNNALNGFLVRAAPVIIIWYSSISILQGRLTIGEMTAFYAYLGMFYMPIQRFSQLNVVFSNSMAAIERVFEVFDESPDVKEKKDAIKLDKTVGNVDFVDVSFGYEGDEEVLKDISLQVKAGEKIALVGASGAGKSTLVNLIPRFYDVTSGQILIDGKDIRDFKLKSLRRKIGMVLQEAILFSGTLRENILYGRPDASDKEIVAAAKAANAYDFIMDLPKGFLTEVGERGTRLSGGQKQRITITRAFLNNPKILILDEATSALDSRSENLIQNSLEKLMVGRTTFIIAHRLSTIMNVDRIIVLENGMIKEVGNHKQLLSKNGTYKRYFEEQFKDALKYSAM from the coding sequence AATAAAATTTTGCTTACCAATGATTTTTCCCCAGGTGATGAGGCATTTTCTTGATAATATCCTTGTTAACGCTAATAGTATTAGTGATCTTGTAAGGAATGAGTATATAAGAGAAATTCATTATTATTCACTTATATTAGTTGCTATGTATTTGTTTGTCGGAATACCAGGAGTGTACATACGTCATCATTATGCAGGTAAGTTGGCTCAGAGTGTTATTTTTGATTTGCGTTATAGTCTCTTTCAACATATTCAAAGAATGTCTGCATCTTATTTTGATAAGAACAAGTCGGGAGGGATTGTAGCAAGACTTATCAATGATATTCAACTATGTCAAAATATGCTAGGTAATGCTATGACTAATATATGGATAGATGGCTCAATACTTGTCTTTTTATTAATTATTATGTTTAGAATGGATGTTGTTCTAACATTAATCAGTCTTTCTATTTTGCCATTCTATATTTCAATAATAAAAACTATTGGTACTAAAGTTAAACATAGTAGTAGATTAGTACAGGATGAGATAGAAGATATGCAAGGAGATGTACAGGAAAAGATATCTGGCTCAACGGTTATTAAGGCTTTTACTATGGAAAAGCTAGAAGAGAAAAAATTCTATAAAAAATCAACACGTTTATTCAATTTCAATATGATGAGGGTAAAGCTTTCTGCATTAAATAACGCCCTTAATGGCTTTTTGGTTAGAGCTGCACCAGTTATAATTATTTGGTATTCTTCGATTAGTATTTTGCAGGGTAGATTAACTATTGGAGAAATGACTGCTTTTTATGCATATTTAGGAATGTTCTATATGCCGATACAACGTTTTTCACAGCTTAATGTAGTATTTTCTAATTCAATGGCTGCAATTGAGAGGGTTTTTGAAGTTTTTGATGAATCCCCGGATGTCAAAGAGAAAAAAGATGCTATAAAGTTAGATAAAACAGTAGGTAATGTTGATTTTGTAGATGTTTCTTTCGGATATGAAGGTGACGAAGAGGTCTTAAAAGATATTAGTCTTCAGGTAAAAGCAGGTGAAAAAATTGCACTGGTAGGAGCTAGTGGCGCAGGTAAGTCAACATTAGTTAATCTAATTCCCAGGTTCTATGATGTTACAAGTGGTCAAATTTTGATAGATGGTAAAGACATAAGAGATTTTAAATTGAAATCTCTCAGGAGAAAGATAGGAATGGTTTTACAAGAAGCTATTCTTTTTAGCGGTACTTTGAGAGAAAATATTTTGTATGGAAGACCAGATGCATCTGATAAAGAAATAGTTGCAGCTGCTAAAGCGGCTAATGCCTATGACTTTATCATGGACTTACCTAAAGGCTTTTTAACTGAAGTAGGGGAAAGGGGTACTCGCTTATCAGGTGGTCAGAAACAGAGGATTACTATTACCAGGGCATTTTTAAATAATCCCAAAATCTTAATTCTTGATGAGGCTACGTCTGCACTTGACTCTCGATCAGAAAATCTAATACAAAATTCACTAGAGAAGTTAATGGTGGGAAGAACCACTTTTATAATTGCCCATCGTTTGTCCACTATTATGAATGTGGATAGGATTATAGTTCTCGAAAATGGTATGATTAAAGAAGTGGGTAATCATAAGCAATTATTAAGTAAAAACGGTACGTATAAAAGATATTTTGAAGAACAGTTTAAGGATGCTTTAAAGTATTCAGCCATGTAA